In Streptomyces sclerotialus, the DNA window GCGATCTACGACCGGCTGCTGGTCCGGATCGAGGTCGGCTACCTGGAAGATCCGTCGAACTTCGCCGCGCTCGTCCGCTCCGCCGTCAGCCGCCCCGCGCCACCGGCACGGACCACCGTCGAGCTGGCCGCGTTGCAGTACGCCGTGACGGACGCCGTCCCGGCCGTGGACGTCCCCGACGCGATCGTGGATGCGGTGTGTACGCTGCGGGCCGCCCTGCGGCGCAAGGAACTCGTCGCCTCCGACCGCCGCTGGAGACAGGCGGTGGGCCTGCTCCAGGCGTCCGCGTACCTCGACGGCCGTCCGGCGGTCGCCGAGTCCGACCTGTCGGTGCTGACCCACGTCCTGTGGAATTCCCCCGCCGAACGCCCCACCGTCGAACGCGAGGTGCTGCAACTGGTCAATCCCGACGCCAAGGAGGCGCTCGACCTGGCCGACGCCATCGAGGAGCTGGAGGCCCAGCTCGACGCCATGGCGGGGCAGTCCCGCGAGGCGCTGAGCGAGTGGGTCATCAAGAATGCCCACAGTAAGCTCGCCAAGGCCGGGCAGCGGCTGGAGAAACTGCGCGCGGAGGCAGCGGGCGCCGGCCGCTCCACCGCCGCCATCGACCGCGTCACCGGCCGCCACCGCGCCGTCCGTGCCCGCGTGCTCACCGAGGCCCTCGGCGTGGACGCGAGCACGGTGCAGGCCCAGCTCTGAACACCGGGGGAGCATGACCATGACCATGCGTAAGACACCGAGCGGGCTCGACGAGCCGGCGGGCCGGGCAGGGAAGTGGCTGGGGCCGGCCGCCGGCGCGCCCGAGCGGCACGCCTCGGCCGTGGTCGCGGACCGGTTCGACCAGCTCACGTGGCGCGACACCTACGAGCAGTCGGCCGGGCTGCGCGAGCTGGCCGAGGAGCTGAACGCTCGGTACGCCTGCGCCACCGACCTTCTGACCGATGTGTTCCTGGCCGCCTACAAGGCCGCCCCACGGTTGCGCGGGCGCGCCGAGATGGACCCCGCCCGGCTGGTCAGCCACGAGATCGTCACCGCGCTGGTGGAGTCACCGGAATTCGCCGAACTGCACCGGGAGACAGCCGGCGACCCTTACGCCGCCGCCATGGCCGTACTCGCCCAGGCCCCCGCGCTGCGTCGGATGCTGGAACGCTTCCGAGACGCCCAGGAACGGGCCGAGCAGGCGAAGAAGGCTCAGCAGGCCGCCGACCGCGCGGCGACCGTCGTAGGCGAGGCGCTCCAGCTGACCGCCGACGCGGCCGACGCGGCCGACGCGTCCGACGCATCCGACAAGGACGGCACCGCGCCGCCCCCGGCCGACGAGAACGGCACCGCCGCCGAGCGCGCCGAGGCCGCAGCGCAGCAGGCCGCTCAGGGTGCCGCGCAGGCCCTCGCGGCGTTGGCCCCCGGTATCCGTGCCACCGCGCGGAACGCGGTGGCGAAGGCCGCCGGGACCGTGCGGGAAGAGGCCGCGCTGATGCGCGCATGGGGCGTTGGTTCCGGCGAGCTGGAGCGGATGCCGTTCGACCGGCGCGCCCGGCTCGCGGAACGGCTGCGGACCGGCCGACTCGCTCAGTGGGCCGAGCTGATCGGCCGTTTCCGGCAGATGGCCAGTGGTGAGCGCGCCCGTAAGGTGGAGAACGCCGCCGGCGAGCTGGTCGGGGTCACGCTCGGCGATGACCTCTCCCGCGTGATCCCCTCCGAGCTGGCCAACCTCGGCCTGCCCGAGACGCGTGCGGTGTTCGCCGCGCGCTACGCCGCCGGAGAGCTGATGCTCTACGACAGTCAGGGGGAGCAGACCACCGGTCAGGGCGCCATCATCGCGTGCGTCGACACCTCGCATTCCATGTACGAGGCAGGTCCCGGCGGAGTCACCCGGGAAGCGTGGGCCAAGGCGTGTGCCCTGGCACTGCTGGATCAGGCCCGCCACGCGCGGCGCGACTTCATCGGCATCCTCTTCTCCGCCGCCGACAAGATCCAGATCCACCGCTTCCCGGCCGACCCGGCCCATCCGCCCCACCCGGCCGACGGACCTGCCGGCATCGCCCGGACCCTCGACTTCGCGGAGGCCTTCCTCGGCGGCGGCACCAGCTACCAGAGGCCCCTGACAGCCGCCGCGGATCTGCTGGAGGAGGAGTACGACAACGCCGCCCGCACGCGCGGCGACATCGTGATGCTCACCGACGACGAATGCGACGTCACCGAGGAATGGATGCGCGGCTGGAACGACGCCAAGCACCGGCTGGGCTTCCGCGTCTTCGGCGTGGCCATCGGAGCCCCGAGGGCCGCCGAAGCCGGCTCGGTCCTGGAGGCCCTGTGCGACAACCTCCGCTCCATCGAGGACTTCACCGATGTCCACGCCGCCGCCGACCTCTTCCGCGTGATCTGACCCGGCCTCTGCCCTCCACCGCAACTCCGCAGGCGGGCTTTTTCGGGCCCGCCTCCTCAGGCCGGCCTCTTCCCCCTCCAGCCCCGCTCTGCCAATCTGTCGGCAGCACCTGACTGATCGGTGGACACAGCAGCTTCCGGGAGTCCGGCACCGTGGTGAAGGCACCTCGTTTCCTGGTCCCACGCCGATTACCCAGCGACGGACTTCCTGTCTCCGGCGAGGGACGTCCCGTGGTCGCCGAGGGACGCCGTGGCGCCGACGACGGACGCCGTGGCGCCGACGACCGGCTTCCTGCCGTGCCGGGGGAGGCCGACGGCCGGTACGCGTACGACGCCTTCATCTCGTACAGCAGGGCCGCCGACGGTGAACTGGCCCGCGGTATCCAGCACGGTCTGCACGCGTTCGCCAAGCCGTGGTACCGGCTGCGTGCCCTGCGGGTGTTCCGGGACGAGGGCAGCCTGGCCGCGAGCTCCCAGCTGTGGACCTCCCTCCAGGAAGCGATGGACGATTCGCGCTTCTTCATCCTCCTGGCCTGCGAACAGTCGGCCCGGGCGCCCTGGGTCGAGCAGGAGGTCGAGTACTGGTGCACCCACCGGGGCGTCGACAACCTCGTCATCGTCCTCACCGACCCGCCGCCCGACGGCAGCCGTCAGCCGCCCGGTATGGCCTGGGACGCTGCCCAGGGCGATTTCGACTGGCGGCGCACGACAGCGCTGCCGAGATGTCTGTCGGGCCGCTTCCGGGAGGAGCCCAACGCGGTACTCCTGGGGTGGGCCCGTACCAGGCCGGAACTGTCGCTGCGGGACCCGGAGTTCCGCAGCGCTGTAGCTGCCCTGGCGGCCCCGCTGCACGGTGTCGCCAAGGACAGGCTGATCGGCGAGGACGTACGCCAGCACCGCAGGACGCGGCGCCACGTGCTGCTGACGACCGCCGTCCTGGCCGCACTCGCCGTGATCGCCGCACTCGCCGCCGTGACCGCTGTGCAGCAGCGGAACACGGCGCGGAACCAGACAGCGCTCGCCGAAGTCCGCCAGTACGCGGCGCAGTCCAGCAACGCCACCGACCCCTACACGGCACTCGCCTACGCCATCGCGGCCGAACAGCGCATCACCCCGCCCCTCGCCGAGGCTCGTGCCGCGTTCACGGCAGCCGTACGGGACCTCGGCTCGTGGCGGGCGCGACTGGTCGGCGAAGTTCCCGTGAGGTCCGTCTTCGAACCCGCGCTGCGGTGGTCCCCGGACGGTAGGCGGCTGTGGCTGGCCGACGAGACCGGGGGAGTGGCCCACTGGAACGTGCGGGAGGGCAGGAGCGTCGTCACGTACCGGGAACCCTCCGAGCTCAGGATCGACCGGATGACTCCCCTGTCCGTCCAGTGGAGCGGGAACGGCCGGTCACTGCTGCTGACCCATAAAGGGTCCGTGGAGGGCCCGCCCGCCTACGCCGTACGCGACAACGTCTCCGGCGAAGTCACCGCGGGCCCGCACGTGCTGCCGGAGGAGTCCCCGCAGCACACGGTCTCCGACATGCAGCTCTCACCCCGGGGAGACACGCTTGCCGTGGCCTCGCAACGGGAGGGCATCAGCCTGTGGAACGTCAGGACCGGCCGACTGCTCCAGAAGGGGCTGCGCCCCCCGTCGCGCTCCGAGGAGAGGATCCACGATCTGACCTGGTCGCCCGACGGCCGGTTCCTGTACTCCCGTACCTGGGAGTCTTTCGAGATACGGGACGTCCGGCGGGGCAGGCTCCTGTGGTCCGAGCGGGCGGGGCGCGACCTCTTGGCGCCGTCCTGGTCGCCGGACAGCCGCCGGATCGCCATCGGCACCAGGGACGGGCGTATCACGTGGCGGGACGGGCGGACGGGCGAGGTCCTGGCATCGTCGTCCGAGCGGCTCGGCGACGGCGTCAAGGAGATCAGCTGGTCGCCCGACGGCACCCGGGTGGCCGCGGCCGACTTCGCCGGGACCGTCCGGCTGTGGGATGCGGGCACGGGTGAAGCAGTCGGTGAGGCGCTCGGCCGGGACAGCAACCGCCTGCTCACCGGTGGGCTCGCCTGGTCTCCCGACGGCCGGTCCCTGGCGGGCGTGTTCGTCAGCGACGCTTCGGACGGCCGGAACGGACCGGCCAGGTCAGTGGTGCGGCTATGGGAGGTCGCGCCCCCGTCGCCCGACCAGGCCCGGCTGTCCGGGCCCACCGAG includes these proteins:
- a CDS encoding AAA family ATPase gives rise to the protein MGAHTQDTAKRLRMITDELSDRFYERADVIRTLVVTLLAGQHSLVLGPPGTAKSEMARELTGRIEGAAYWEILLSKFTAPTRMFGPVDVAALARGEYRQVYDGRATTAHVAFIDEIFKCSTAALNETLGYLNERIYHPESGGEPIRCPLIGAITASNELPSGEDSAAIYDRLLVRIEVGYLEDPSNFAALVRSAVSRPAPPARTTVELAALQYAVTDAVPAVDVPDAIVDAVCTLRAALRRKELVASDRRWRQAVGLLQASAYLDGRPAVAESDLSVLTHVLWNSPAERPTVEREVLQLVNPDAKEALDLADAIEELEAQLDAMAGQSREALSEWVIKNAHSKLAKAGQRLEKLRAEAAGAGRSTAAIDRVTGRHRAVRARVLTEALGVDASTVQAQL
- a CDS encoding VWA domain-containing protein; protein product: MRKTPSGLDEPAGRAGKWLGPAAGAPERHASAVVADRFDQLTWRDTYEQSAGLRELAEELNARYACATDLLTDVFLAAYKAAPRLRGRAEMDPARLVSHEIVTALVESPEFAELHRETAGDPYAAAMAVLAQAPALRRMLERFRDAQERAEQAKKAQQAADRAATVVGEALQLTADAADAADASDASDKDGTAPPPADENGTAAERAEAAAQQAAQGAAQALAALAPGIRATARNAVAKAAGTVREEAALMRAWGVGSGELERMPFDRRARLAERLRTGRLAQWAELIGRFRQMASGERARKVENAAGELVGVTLGDDLSRVIPSELANLGLPETRAVFAARYAAGELMLYDSQGEQTTGQGAIIACVDTSHSMYEAGPGGVTREAWAKACALALLDQARHARRDFIGILFSAADKIQIHRFPADPAHPPHPADGPAGIARTLDFAEAFLGGGTSYQRPLTAAADLLEEEYDNAARTRGDIVMLTDDECDVTEEWMRGWNDAKHRLGFRVFGVAIGAPRAAEAGSVLEALCDNLRSIEDFTDVHAAADLFRVI
- a CDS encoding TIR domain-containing protein, coding for MVAEGRRGADDGRRGADDRLPAVPGEADGRYAYDAFISYSRAADGELARGIQHGLHAFAKPWYRLRALRVFRDEGSLAASSQLWTSLQEAMDDSRFFILLACEQSARAPWVEQEVEYWCTHRGVDNLVIVLTDPPPDGSRQPPGMAWDAAQGDFDWRRTTALPRCLSGRFREEPNAVLLGWARTRPELSLRDPEFRSAVAALAAPLHGVAKDRLIGEDVRQHRRTRRHVLLTTAVLAALAVIAALAAVTAVQQRNTARNQTALAEVRQYAAQSSNATDPYTALAYAIAAEQRITPPLAEARAAFTAAVRDLGSWRARLVGEVPVRSVFEPALRWSPDGRRLWLADETGGVAHWNVREGRSVVTYREPSELRIDRMTPLSVQWSGNGRSLLLTHKGSVEGPPAYAVRDNVSGEVTAGPHVLPEESPQHTVSDMQLSPRGDTLAVASQREGISLWNVRTGRLLQKGLRPPSRSEERIHDLTWSPDGRFLYSRTWESFEIRDVRRGRLLWSERAGRDLLAPSWSPDSRRIAIGTRDGRITWRDGRTGEVLASSSERLGDGVKEISWSPDGTRVAAADFAGTVRLWDAGTGEAVGEALGRDSNRLLTGGLAWSPDGRSLAGVFVSDASDGRNGPARSVVRLWEVAPPSPDQARLSGPTEAIRSVAWSPDGRHIAGGSGDGTVWVWDPRTGRPVLDSPERPRRPGDDVMAVVWDPKGRQLLRVGQDGLLPRSVSEARRGVRADGRGATTDGHWWGSGGALAAAWSPDGTRVASGTRRGTVRIWDAATGKPTRRQPRDATASSETQTGSETQTSSEAQTSSETQASSGTQSSSETRTSGGAQSSGGAQSSGGEQANGEAEDTEQTVRSVAWSHDSRHVAAVLPDGSLHLWDAASGQPWGAAPKASRHLARSMAWSPDGKLIAVGGVDGTIRLWNGETGTPLPGVRTSGDASVEALAWSPDSTRLAAGDGAGTIRWWEPRRNVPPQLREKAHDGTVTSLSWSPDGTRLVSGGADGEVRLWQGSTERDLCRLVDAALHRTRSTPALTGATGVAVRTCADPSRIRDHPVLPIQPHTIEVSRP